From Candidatus Deferrimicrobium sp., the proteins below share one genomic window:
- a CDS encoding radical SAM/SPASM domain-containing protein has translation MAKEEFIPKWIAWEVTGRCNLNCIHCRASSSMTSHDSDFSLAEAKQLIDDIAEISKPVLVLSGGEPLLRKDLFEIAKYGTEKGFRMCIATNGVLVTDEVVGKMKESGIRICSLSLDGSTAAVHDDFRKQPGAFEATLRAAEIFNRNGMRFIVNSSFTKRNQHDIAATCKLAKSIGAHAWYMFMIVPTGRGGEIMSELISKEDYEGILEWHYQMEKQETEMLVRPTCAPHYYRVRLQKMKEEGEKFHPRSLTFSTGGGKGCICAQSICFIDSKGNVQPCSYFPVVAGNVKKQKFGDIWHTSELFESLRAFERYKGRCGECEYINVCGGCRARADAVLEDYLEEEPFCNYVPIKTRKRLAEAVQAGKSSK, from the coding sequence TTGGCCAAGGAAGAGTTCATCCCGAAGTGGATCGCCTGGGAAGTGACCGGCCGATGCAACCTGAACTGCATCCATTGCCGCGCCTCTTCCTCGATGACATCCCACGACTCGGATTTTTCGCTCGCGGAGGCGAAACAGCTGATCGACGACATCGCGGAGATCTCCAAGCCTGTCCTGGTTCTCTCGGGCGGGGAGCCGCTTCTGCGGAAGGACCTCTTCGAGATCGCGAAATACGGGACGGAGAAGGGGTTCCGGATGTGCATCGCCACGAACGGCGTGCTCGTCACGGACGAGGTCGTGGGAAAAATGAAGGAGTCGGGGATCCGGATCTGCTCCCTGTCGCTGGACGGCTCCACCGCGGCGGTCCACGACGACTTCCGCAAGCAGCCGGGGGCGTTCGAGGCGACGCTGCGGGCGGCGGAGATCTTCAACCGCAACGGGATGCGGTTCATCGTCAACTCCTCCTTCACAAAGAGGAACCAGCACGACATCGCTGCCACCTGCAAGCTGGCGAAGTCGATCGGCGCCCATGCGTGGTACATGTTCATGATCGTCCCCACGGGCCGGGGCGGGGAGATCATGAGCGAGCTGATCAGCAAGGAGGATTACGAAGGGATCCTGGAGTGGCACTACCAGATGGAGAAGCAGGAGACGGAGATGCTCGTGCGCCCCACCTGCGCGCCGCACTACTACCGGGTGCGGCTCCAGAAGATGAAGGAGGAGGGGGAGAAATTCCATCCCCGGTCCCTGACGTTCTCCACGGGCGGGGGCAAGGGGTGCATCTGCGCCCAGTCGATCTGCTTCATCGACTCGAAGGGGAACGTGCAGCCGTGCTCGTATTTCCCCGTGGTGGCGGGGAACGTGAAGAAGCAGAAATTCGGGGATATCTGGCACACGTCGGAGCTGTTCGAGTCGCTGCGGGCCTTCGAGAGATACAAGGGGCGGTGCGGCGAGTGTGAATACATCAACGTCTGCGGCGGCTGCCGGGCGCGGGCCGACGCGGTCCTCGAGGATTATCTCGAGGAGGAGCCATTCTGCAACTACGTTCCGATCAAGACCCGCAAGCGCCTGGCCGAAGCGGTCCAGGCGGGAAAATCCTCGAAATAA
- the corA gene encoding magnesium/cobalt transporter CorA, which yields MARERRKRYHPPGTQPGTLAAHAEAGDAPVRITSFLYDANRCEERTVSPSGVSSLSPPEGGVLWLDVCGLSDPSVVRAIGDRFGIHSLALEDVLNVPQRPKVEWYGDHLLVVLREIRQPEPPEQMAFLLADRVVVSFQERPGDAFEPIRERLRQGKGRIRSEKADFLLYSLCDTVLDAFFPTLERLGDSVEEMEERVLVSPVPETFLAIRRLKRELLEVRHAVWPARDALNLLLIEEHDLIRPGTKVYLRDCYDHTIQLMDMVETFREMASGLVDEYMSAVSNRMNEIMKVLTVMATIFIPLTFIVGVYGMNFDTKASPYNMPELTWAYGYPALLLLMAGVAGGMLYYFRRKRWI from the coding sequence ATGGCGAGAGAACGCAGGAAGAGGTACCACCCGCCGGGGACGCAGCCCGGGACCCTCGCGGCGCATGCCGAGGCGGGGGATGCGCCGGTCCGGATCACGTCTTTCCTGTACGATGCGAACCGATGCGAGGAGCGGACGGTTTCTCCCTCCGGGGTCTCCTCCCTGTCTCCGCCGGAGGGAGGGGTGCTGTGGCTTGACGTCTGCGGCCTGTCCGATCCCTCCGTGGTCCGGGCGATCGGCGACCGATTCGGGATCCACTCCCTGGCGCTCGAGGACGTGCTGAACGTCCCGCAACGTCCCAAGGTGGAGTGGTACGGCGACCACCTCCTCGTCGTCCTGCGCGAGATCCGGCAACCGGAACCTCCTGAACAGATGGCGTTTTTACTCGCGGATCGGGTGGTCGTCTCCTTCCAGGAGCGCCCTGGGGACGCGTTCGAGCCGATCAGGGAACGCTTGCGTCAGGGGAAGGGACGGATCCGATCGGAAAAAGCCGATTTCCTCCTCTACTCCCTGTGCGACACGGTGCTGGACGCCTTCTTCCCGACGCTGGAACGGCTCGGCGACTCGGTGGAGGAGATGGAGGAGCGGGTGCTCGTCTCCCCCGTGCCGGAAACGTTCCTCGCCATCCGGCGCCTGAAGCGGGAACTGCTGGAGGTGCGCCACGCCGTGTGGCCTGCCCGCGACGCGCTGAACCTGCTGCTGATCGAGGAGCACGACCTGATCCGCCCCGGGACCAAGGTCTACCTGCGCGATTGTTACGACCACACGATTCAGCTGATGGACATGGTGGAGACGTTTCGCGAAATGGCGTCCGGGCTCGTGGACGAATACATGTCGGCCGTGTCGAACCGGATGAACGAGATCATGAAGGTGCTCACGGTCATGGCGACCATCTTCATCCCCTTGACCTTCATCGTGGGAGTGTACGGGATGAACTTCGACACGAAGGCGTCGCCGTACAACATGCCGGAGCTGACCTGGGCGTACGGCTACCCCGCCCTGCTGCTCCTGATGGCGGGGGTCGCGGGCGGGATGCTGTACTACTTCCGGCGGAAGCGGTGGATCTGA
- a CDS encoding PaaI family thioesterase, translating into MGSSFSERLKSGEIHPPSADLIGFRMVSFSNGESRFEMDAGRRHHNPMGTVHGGILCTLADTAMGMAFASTLGPGETFTTLEIKVNYLRPVFEEKLFASAKVVHRGRTVGLVECDVTTVDGKLVARAVSTCSVLSGEKAEGR; encoded by the coding sequence ATGGGCAGTTCGTTTTCGGAACGACTGAAGAGCGGAGAGATCCATCCGCCGTCGGCGGATCTGATCGGATTCAGGATGGTTTCCTTCTCGAACGGGGAGTCGCGATTCGAGATGGACGCAGGGCGGCGGCATCACAACCCCATGGGGACGGTCCATGGGGGAATCCTGTGCACGCTGGCGGACACGGCGATGGGGATGGCGTTCGCCTCCACCCTCGGACCGGGGGAGACGTTCACCACCCTCGAGATCAAGGTCAACTACCTCCGTCCCGTCTTCGAGGAGAAGCTATTCGCCAGCGCGAAGGTCGTCCACCGCGGCCGCACGGTGGGGCTGGTGGAGTGCGACGTCACCACGGTCGACGGGAAGCTGGTCGCCCGTGCCGTCTCCACGTGTTCGGTCCTGAGCGGGGAAAAGGCAGAGGGGAGGTAA